A window of the Methanoregula sp. genome harbors these coding sequences:
- a CDS encoding winged helix-turn-helix transcriptional regulator: MENKKILTTIVLGILIALVILEYVYIPLFGMKPGDEAIPFWQHLPQAIIFHTIYLISPALMKPANFLLYWCVGFGIWMGFRQISTENVLDCPERQRIFSWIQNHPGIHFRELERETGTNRGTLSYHLEILAQTHTILTTRSSGHTRYFENDGKYSELEQKILSSLNNERKSTILHILLDAPATQAELSNFLDISNPSVAWHMKRLYREGIVSIQKHGRQQKYCLNQESVVFLQNYFSGNSVGL; the protein is encoded by the coding sequence ATGGAAAACAAAAAAATCCTGACCACAATCGTTCTGGGAATTCTGATTGCGTTAGTCATCCTTGAGTACGTTTACATCCCCCTTTTCGGTATGAAACCCGGTGATGAAGCAATTCCCTTTTGGCAACACCTGCCGCAGGCAATTATCTTTCACACAATCTACCTGATCTCTCCAGCGCTTATGAAGCCGGCGAATTTTCTGTTGTACTGGTGCGTGGGGTTCGGGATATGGATGGGTTTCCGCCAGATATCTACCGAGAATGTACTTGATTGTCCTGAACGGCAACGGATTTTTTCATGGATCCAGAATCATCCCGGTATCCACTTCCGGGAACTGGAACGGGAGACCGGCACCAATCGCGGCACGCTCTCGTATCACCTGGAAATACTGGCACAGACCCATACCATTCTTACCACCCGGAGTTCGGGTCATACACGTTATTTCGAGAATGATGGAAAATATTCAGAACTTGAACAAAAAATCCTGTCATCGTTGAATAATGAACGGAAGAGTACAATTCTTCACATACTGCTTGATGCACCGGCCACCCAGGCAGAGCTCAGCAACTTCCTTGATATATCCAATCCATCGGTTGCATGGCATATGAAAAGGCTATATCGTGAGGGGATCGTCTCGATACAGAAACACGGCCGACAACAAAAATATTGTCTCAATCAGGAATCTGTGGTGTTTTTGCAGAACTATTTTTCCGGCAATTCGGTCGGATTGTAA